aaatttttttttttgaaaatcgaaaaagtatggatagacatagttatttatgtttgttaccagcacaaaacagtctttattttagcgTTATATTCCTACCACTTCTGCCCATTTCCCATTCATAAGAAAAAGAATAGCACTCATTGTGttttacgatatttttgtAGAAAAAATTCTagatttatttgtaaattgtgtttGTATTTATGGTTTCGTTATTAGCTAGTTTTTCACTTGTTTAATGCCTACTTTACATACCACACGTATATAAAATCTAAAGAAAACACATTCGCATGCGTACCTACACTTATTTACACAACTAACGCTTCTTCTGCCTGTTTACTTAACTTaacttcagtttcagttttagtttcagttttcagttggCCGAAAAACATACGACTTCTTTCATTTGGGTTCGCCAGAAACGATGGCGAACTTCAAACGCAGCGagcgatgatgacgatggcggCAAAAAGCAATTTCAACTGTTTgaacatttacatttaagtttacatttacatttacttAATATGTGTATCTGTGTCTCGAAAACCTCATTTGCTCAAATATCTATTCGTCTCGTTTctgattttcttatttttgctcatttttgctcatttttttGCGTGCTTTACGTCTTTTTGGCGGCGGATTACTTAAGAAATTAGTCAACAAGGTTGCACATAGAACATGGGTGGCTCTCAGTGGGTTTTTTCTACCCgctctttttccttttttttttgtacgaGTATTGAaggggtgtgtgtgttgtgggtggtggtgtgtgggtgggtggcggtggcggtggcggtgggtgTTGGTGCTCCTGCCTCTTACAAGgccttctgcttctgcttttgctgctgcagctcaaTGGCCTTGTTCAGGTCCTTGGCACATCcatcgttgttgttgtccgCCATCAGAGCCTTCTCCTTGGCGGCTGCCTGCTTCTTCTTGTAGGACTTCTGGTAGAAGTCGTTGAACAGGAAGTAGAAGAACACCGCGTTGGGCAGCGTGAAGCACACCGACCACCTGGGATACCCACAGTCCGTGTACAGCAGCTGGGTCTGGTGGATGAAGGCGCAGCAGAACTGGATCTGCAAGGATAATGGTCAGGAAATCACTTAGAGCTGTCTATGAAGAAGCATGAAGTTGTATCTATATCTGAGTGTGCCTATCTTTTAGTTATACTCTATTAGATACTAAGCTCTCTCACTTATCACAGCTTTAAGAATGCAAAGCCTGGCAGAGTTCTTAAATCTCACAACAAAATGAAACTATTTATCACTTCTAAGTGCAGCtctaaaataaacaaaaatacatttaaatatttgctgcTTTCCTATGCAGTTCGCAGATTGAGTCATTAGCAATAAACCTTTTCTAACCCCTAAaacttgaaattgaaatactaTGCACATCTACGGATGGCATATAAAGCGCTCTTACCATCTGCAGGTTGGTGATGTACTTCTTCCACCAGAGGTACTTCTGCATCTGGGGTCCGAAGGCGGAGAGGAAGTAGTAGGAGTACATGATGATGTGCACGAAGGAGTTGATCCAGCCGATGAAGGTGCCATGTCCGCCGGGATAGTACTTGCTGGTGCCCCAACTGATCATGGGCATTACAGTGTGATGGTAGACGTGCAGGAAGGTCACCTGGCGGTCGTTCTTGCGCAGCACAAAGAAGATGGTGTCCAGCAGCTCGGTGATCTTGGCCAGATAGTAGACATAGACGACGCGGGCCTCACGATAGGCCTTGGGGGTGCGGGACCAGTCCACCGGCTGGCAGCGCCAGCTGTAGTACTGCCAGATGACGACGCCCTCGTAGACCATCCATACGCTGAGGGCCACCTGGAAGAAGTTGTAGACGAGCAGGGTGCGTTCCAGCTTGAAGGGCTTGCGATCCTTCATGAACTTGGGTCCCCAGGACAGCACGAAGAAGAGGTAGAAGGCCAGGATGCCCAGCAGGGGCAGTGGCGACTTGATCAGGAACCAGTCATTGGTGCGGGGATCTGCGTGGGTATTCGATTAGCATCTAAATGCGACAAAGGTAGTTCCCTCCCAGTACAAAACTTACCCGCCAGATCGGTGAACAGAAAGTTCCAATAGTCCACCTGCGTTGCGTTGACGGCTGCCATTTTGAAGTGCTCCTCGTTGGACTCTTGTTCCCACAAATACGATTATATAGCGCCGATCGTTTCGATGTGAAATTCAAAAATCTGCTTAGCCTGCGTCGCAACGAACGAGTTTTGCGAAATCTAAACGGAATGGGAAAGATCGGAAGGGAGTCTGGATGAGCGAAAGATATTTTCGAGTTTTTGTAGTTAAGTTATGTTAATGCGATTCTCGAGCAACTAGAGCCAAAGCTATAGACTCggcttcagtttcagcttcagcttcagtttcagctttTGACATTGCtgatgccgttgccgttgctgttgctgttgccgagCTCAGAGatctaaataaaattaaaataataatcaaacaAAGGCGAAGGAGAATAGCAAATAGCAAATGTGTGACGGTGACGGTGAAATGCCGTGAAATTATCATGTAACAGTAACAGTAAATTATATTCATTATTATGAATTAAACAACCGCAGCGCACAACAGCCCGCAACAAATTGGTGGCCACCTCAAAACTTCAACTCCATATGGAGCCCATGGTTGCCTCACGACCCAACACCCAACAACCAAGACCCAAGTAAATTGGGCAGTGCCTCAGTGACTTGGTGCCTCACGTGTGGAACGCATAAAACCCACTCGCACACCCAGCTAAATTATGTTTGTGTTGCGATGTGTTGTGTGcagtttgtttggttttgagATGGGGCTTGCCACTCTTACGGATCTCGGGGATCTTCTACAGAAGTCGTTTGCTTCGAAGTGGGACAGAGTGAAGTACTATCGTACACCCAGTGATTAATCATCGCCCAGAACTTGGGCATTAGAAAACCATCAAGTTATCAAGCACCTATGCTAAATTCCAAGCATCACGTTCGTTGACTTGACTTCAAGCCGACTCACACTTAAACTTGGCTAAGGCCGATTAAGACCACAAAATAATCGAATAGCATTATGATTTCTTTCGTCGTTTTCGAGGCTATTCTGATCGGCTTCTTGGTCTGCGAAGTGAggaacaaattgaaataataaacGACTGAAACGGCGATATCGAGATACATTTTGAAGGGCAAGTTGGCCAACACTCCAGTTGGCTATCCAGCCATCAACAGGTTTGGCTTCAGCTTTCCGGTCATTTCCTGCACTTCAGGTGTTATAAACTCCGTTTGAATATTACCTGCAACAGTTAGCGCAGAATGGGGCCAGAAAATTTTGAGGTGGGGGGTTGCGACAAATAGCAGTCATAAGCCAAAAGGTGCTAAACACTTTTGTTGGCCGCAGAAATACTGGCCAAATGCTAGCCAAGAAAATCCAGTTTATCAATTTTCAGTCTGAGCCACGACCTTGTCatgcgtttttattttt
This genomic stretch from Drosophila yakuba strain Tai18E2 chromosome 3R, Prin_Dyak_Tai18E2_2.1, whole genome shotgun sequence harbors:
- the LOC6537768 gene encoding elongation of very long chain fatty acids protein AAEL008004, producing MAAVNATQVDYWNFLFTDLADPRTNDWFLIKSPLPLLGILAFYLFFVLSWGPKFMKDRKPFKLERTLLVYNFFQVALSVWMVYEGVVIWQYYSWRCQPVDWSRTPKAYREARVVYVYYLAKITELLDTIFFVLRKNDRQVTFLHVYHHTVMPMISWGTSKYYPGGHGTFIGWINSFVHIIMYSYYFLSAFGPQMQKYLWWKKYITNLQMIQFCCAFIHQTQLLYTDCGYPRWSVCFTLPNAVFFYFLFNDFYQKSYKKKQAAAKEKALMADNNNDGCAKDLNKAIELQQQKQKQKAL